The Acidimicrobiia bacterium genome includes the window GAGTATCCATTTACCAGGGGCATCCGCCCATCGATGTACCGGTCCCGACTATGGACGATGCGCATGTTTGCCGGATTCGGTACGGCCAGCGACACCAACGCTCGCTTCAAAGAGATCCTTCGCAACGGTGGTACGGGCCTATCAACCGCGTTCGACATGCCGACCCTCATGGGCCGCGACTCCGACCACGAATGGGCCCTCGGCGAAGTCGGACGGGCTGGAGTAGCCGTCGACACGCTGGCAGACATGCGCGACCTCTTCGCTGACATAGACCTTGGCCACGTTTCGACATCGATGACCATTAACGGGCCAGCCCACATCATCATGGCCATGTATATCGCCCTTGCCGAAGAGACGTCTGTCGAACGCTCGTCTCTAAGCGGGACGATCCAAAATGACATCCTCAAGGAATACCAGGCCCAGAAGGAGTACATCTTCCCTCCCCGGCCCTCGATGCGTCTCATTACCGATCTCATCAGATTCACTGCCACCGAGATGCCCCGCTGGCATCCAGTCTCGGTTTCGGGCTATCACATCAGGGAGGCTGGAAGCAACGCCCCGCAGGAATTGGCGTTCACCCTCGCCAACGGGTTCGCCTATGTAGAAGCGGCGGTCGCCGCCGGCCTCGACATCGACGACTTCGCTCCCCGACTCAGCTTTTTCTTCAACAGTCACAGTGACTTCTTCGAAGAGATAGGCAAGTTCCGGGCGGCAAGACGAATCTGGGCACGGTGGATGAAGGAACGGTACGGAGCTCAAGACGAGCGGAGCATGCTCTGCCGATTCCACACCCAGACAGCCGGCGTGTCCCTCACGGCGCAGCAACCCGAGATCAACGTCGCCAGGGTTGCCCTGCAAGCACTGGCTGCCGTTTTGGGAGGTTCTCAGAGCCTGCATACGGACAGCTTCGACGAAGCGATGGCCCTGCCTACTGAAGACGCCGCCCGCATCGCGTTGCGAACCCAGCAGATCATCGCCTATGAGACCGGAGTCGCCAACGTGGCCGATCCACTCGGAGGTTCAGCCTATGTCGAATGGATGACCGACGAAATCGAACGTCGAGCCGAGGAGATCTTTGCCCATCTCGACCAGCTTGGAGATGGCTCGATCCTTGAAGGGGTATATGCCGGCATCGACAACGGATACTTCGTTGGAGCCATTGCCGACTCCGGATACCGGTTCGAGCGCGCCGTCAATGCCGGGCGTCGAATTGTGGTTGGCGTCAATCAGTTCACCGAAGGCGACCACCCCGGCGACCGGAACCTCCTCCGGATCGACCCGCAGGTCGAAGTAGACCAACTCAAGCGACTTGCCGATGTCAAAAAGAGCAGGAACGAATCGGCCGTAGCGAGTGCTCTGGCTGAATTGACGGTCGACGCCGCCGAACCAACGGTCAACATCATGCCCGCCACCATCCGGGCGGTTCAAGCCCTCGCTACCGAGGGGGAAATCGTTGCAGCCCTCGAAGCGGTGTTCGGCACGTATGTAGAAACGGCGGTCATGTGAGCCAACCTCCCATTCGTATCGTCCTTGCCAAGATCGGCTTCGATGGCCACGACCGTGGACTCCGCATGGTCGCCCGCATGTTGCGCGACGCCGGCTGCGAGGTCATCTACCTCGGCCTGCGCCAAACCACCGAAAACGTGGTCGCGGTGGTTGAACAAGAAGATGCTGATGCGGTCGGGTTGTCGATGCACAACGCCCAACATCTGACGCTGGCACCCAGGATGGTCTCCGCTCTCCGCAATGCCGACCTCGAGGTTCCCGTGATTCTCGGTGGGGTGATTCCCGACCAGGATGTCGCCCCGCTCATGGAAGCAGGAGTCGCCGTCATACTCGGCCCTGGCGCCTCCGCCGAAGAAGTTGTCTCAGCCGTCCGCGGGGCCGTAGCCTCTCGCTCGTGAAACGCGACTCAGTTACTCCAGCCGACCTCCTCCAGTTGGCGATGTCCGGCAATCGTCACGCCGTCGGCCGTCTTCTCTCATTGGTCGAGAAGGGGGGAGCCATCGCCGACGAGGTAGCCACGGTGACCCATCCCCTAACCAGCGACGCACGGATCATCGGGATTACCGGACCTCCCGGTTCGGGCAAATCCACCCTCGTGAGTCAACTCTTGAAAGTCATCACCCGGGCCGGCCTGAAACCGGCAGTCATCGCGGTTGACCCGTCGTCACCGCTCACCGGGGGCGCCATTCTCGGAGACCGGGTCCGGATCGACGCCACGGACACCGGCGCCTTCATTCGATCGATCGCCACGCGCGGACATTCGGGAGGCCTGGCACTGGGCGTCCCCGGCGGCGTCAGGGTGCTTGACGCGGTCGGATTCGACCCGATCATCATCGAAACAGTTGGTGTCGGGCAGGTCGAGGTCGATGTGACCGCCACCGCCGACACGACCATCGTCGTGGCCAACCCTGGCACCGGAGACTCCGTCCAGGCCAATAAGGCGGGACTGCTCGAAGTGGCGGACATCTTCGTGGTGAACAAATCTGATCTCGCCGGCGCCGACGACGCCCGCCGCGATCTGGAATTGATGTTGGATTTGAGTCACATGACCGGACAGGAAGATCCGACGGGGCGCCGTCCGCCCATCGTCATGGCCAACTCTCTAGATGGTTCTGGCTCGATTGAGCTTTGGTCAACCATTGTCGACCACGGCAACCATCTCGTTTCAACCGGACAGATCGAGGGACGCAGAGCTGCCAGAGCCAGGGCCGAACTCCACAGTCGGGCAGCCGATCGGCTTCTGGCTGCCTTGGACCGGGCCATCGATTCCGCGTCGGGACAGGCCATCGTCGACGCGTTACAAAACAAGGACATTTCACCGTCAGAGGCGAGCGATCAACTGATGCAGCCGATCCTACGCGAAGACTGATCCGGCCTCAGGGATCGACCCCCCGACTGGAACAGTCGATGGCGCAACCCGGTGGCTCCATGGAAACGGGCTTTCCCGAGCCGAGCTTAATGGACCACCGGGTCGTCGCCTATCGGTGGATCAGGCTTCGTGAACCTCAAGCGTGATCGGAACGTTGCCGGCCAGCGCTTTGGAGACGGGGCAGCCCGCCTTGGCACCTTCGGCGGCCTCGACGAACCCGGCGTGATCGAGTCCAGGAACGTTGCCGCGAAGGACGAGCACCATGCCCGTTATTCCCTCCCCGGGCACAAAGGTGGCGGTTGCTTGCACATCAAGTGAGGCGGGCGGAAATCCGGCTTTTCCAAGTGCATTGGAAAGTGCCATTGAAAAACACGAAGCATGCGCGGCGGCAATCAACTCTTCAGGGCTCGTCTTGCCCCCGTGCGACTCTGAGCGGGCTTTCCAGTCGACGGCCAACGGTCCGGCCGCTCCTGAGGTCAGCGTGGTGGTTCCCGCTCCGGTCATCAGATCGCCTTCCCAATGGGTCGACGCAGTCGAATCAAGTGCCATGGTGGTTTTCCTCTCGGCTGTTCGCATGTAGTTACTCCTCAACTGTACCCACGTTCAAGCCAATCGGAGTTGCCCGCGCTCAGTGTGGGCGCACTACCCGATGGGTTTGAACTCAACATTGACGGCAACGACTACCCAACCGCCACCGAAAAGAACGCCACCTGTCAGGGCTTTGTGTCACCCCAGGACAGGGTTTGCCATCGGGAAAACCAGCCAAAGTCCAAAGAGCTGTGAGCGAGCACAGAGCGCAAAAAGGGGCGTCTCGTCGCTCTGATGGGTCACAGGACGCTATCGTCTGGCAAATGGCGAGGCGTAAGGCATCGGTTGAAGGCTCCCTGAGGCTCTGCTGTGCCGTACGAGTTCGCCGATCCAGGCCAACAACGCGTGAGCGATTTGGCCGAAACTGAAAAAGCCGAAAGGAATTCATACATATGAAGTTCAAAAACTACAGAGGCCTTCTGGCTCTCCTGATGGTTCTGGCGCTCGTAGCCGCAGCATGTGGCAGCGGTAGCAGCGACACCACGGCAGGCAGCAGCGAGACCACGGCAGGCAGCAGCGACACCACGGCAGGCAGCACCGATACTACGGCCCCGAGCAGCGACACCACGGCCGCCGCTGGAGCACCCGAAGTATGCGCTTCCGATGCATTTGGTTGCGTCGAAGTTGCAGCCGGTGATCCGATCAAGATAGGTTCGTTGCTGGTAACCACCGGCCCGAACTCATCGCTTGGTCTGGACAGCCAGTACGGCATCGAATTGGCCCTCGACTATGCGGACGGCACCTTCGACGACACCAACATCACGATCCAGGGCCACGACGTGGTTCTTGTTCCCGAGGATGACGGATGTTCGGCCGAAGGCGGAACCGCCGGCGCCAATAAACTCGCCGCAGACACCCAGATCGTGGCCGTCATCGGCACGAGCTGCTCGTCCGCTGCGCTTGGCACCGCCGACAAGATCCTGGGCGACAAAGGTGTGACTTTGATCTCGCCATCCAACACCAGCCCGGCACTGACCGCCGAAGCCACGCACAACCCGTTCTACTACCGCACCGCCCACAACGACACGTTGCAGGGTGCGGCCGTGGCCGAGTTCGCGTACACTTTCAAGGGTATCAAGACCGCTGCCACGATCCACGATGGCAGCCCGTACGCCGAAGGCCTCGCCAACGCGTTCGCGGCTTCGTTCGAGGCTCTCGGTGGAACCATTACGAGCCAGGATGCCATTCAGGTCGGAGATACCGACTTCAGCGGCGTACTCGCATCGATCCAGGCAGAATCGCCGGAATTGCTCTACTTCCCGATCTTCGTGGGAGAAGGCAGCCTTCTGGTTCAGCAGGCCAAGACCACTTTGGGCGATTCGGTCGTCCTGACCGGTTCCGATGGCCTGTGGTCCGATGACTTCTATGCAGCAGCCGGCGACGGTGTCTTTTTGTCAGGTCCCGACGTCTCGGCCTTCGCCGGTGATGCCGCCCTGTACAAGGACATCTTCCTGCCTCGTTATGCCGAGAAGTACGGATCTGAGCCATTGTCCGCTTTCCATGCTCATGCATGGGACGCCGCCAACATTGTGCTCGGAGCCATCGAAGCGGTAGCTGTCGACTCAGGCGGCACGCTGTACATCCCTCGTACGGGGCTCCGTGACGCCATTGCAGCCACCAACGGCTACACCGGCATCACCGGAACGCTTAGCTGCAATGCCAATGGCGACTGCCAGCCGTCGGCCACCATCGCGGTGTTCGAGATCGTCGGGGGCCAACAAGCCGCCGA containing:
- a CDS encoding cobalamin-dependent protein (Presence of a B(12) (cobalamin)-binding domain implies dependence on cobalamin itself, in one of its several forms, or in some unusual lineages, dependence on a cobalamin-like analog.), yielding MSQPPIRIVLAKIGFDGHDRGLRMVARMLRDAGCEVIYLGLRQTTENVVAVVEQEDADAVGLSMHNAQHLTLAPRMVSALRNADLEVPVILGGVIPDQDVAPLMEAGVAVILGPGASAEEVVSAVRGAVASRS
- a CDS encoding methylmalonyl-CoA mutase; this encodes MSGIPVDPVYGEGPNPGEYPFTRGIRPSMYRSRLWTMRMFAGFGTASDTNARFKEILRNGGTGLSTAFDMPTLMGRDSDHEWALGEVGRAGVAVDTLADMRDLFADIDLGHVSTSMTINGPAHIIMAMYIALAEETSVERSSLSGTIQNDILKEYQAQKEYIFPPRPSMRLITDLIRFTATEMPRWHPVSVSGYHIREAGSNAPQELAFTLANGFAYVEAAVAAGLDIDDFAPRLSFFFNSHSDFFEEIGKFRAARRIWARWMKERYGAQDERSMLCRFHTQTAGVSLTAQQPEINVARVALQALAAVLGGSQSLHTDSFDEAMALPTEDAARIALRTQQIIAYETGVANVADPLGGSAYVEWMTDEIERRAEEIFAHLDQLGDGSILEGVYAGIDNGYFVGAIADSGYRFERAVNAGRRIVVGVNQFTEGDHPGDRNLLRIDPQVEVDQLKRLADVKKSRNESAVASALAELTVDAAEPTVNIMPATIRAVQALATEGEIVAALEAVFGTYVETAVM
- a CDS encoding OsmC family peroxiredoxin codes for the protein MALDSTASTHWEGDLMTGAGTTTLTSGAAGPLAVDWKARSESHGGKTSPEELIAAAHASCFSMALSNALGKAGFPPASLDVQATATFVPGEGITGMVLVLRGNVPGLDHAGFVEAAEGAKAGCPVSKALAGNVPITLEVHEA
- a CDS encoding branched-chain amino acid ABC transporter substrate-binding protein, translated to MKFKNYRGLLALLMVLALVAAACGSGSSDTTAGSSETTAGSSDTTAGSTDTTAPSSDTTAAAGAPEVCASDAFGCVEVAAGDPIKIGSLLVTTGPNSSLGLDSQYGIELALDYADGTFDDTNITIQGHDVVLVPEDDGCSAEGGTAGANKLAADTQIVAVIGTSCSSAALGTADKILGDKGVTLISPSNTSPALTAEATHNPFYYRTAHNDTLQGAAVAEFAYTFKGIKTAATIHDGSPYAEGLANAFAASFEALGGTITSQDAIQVGDTDFSGVLASIQAESPELLYFPIFVGEGSLLVQQAKTTLGDSVVLTGSDGLWSDDFYAAAGDGVFLSGPDVSAFAGDAALYKDIFLPRYAEKYGSEPLSAFHAHAWDAANIVLGAIEAVAVDSGGTLYIPRTGLRDAIAATNGYTGITGTLSCNANGDCQPSATIAVFEIVGGQQAADPVFSVVKSLE
- the meaB gene encoding methylmalonyl Co-A mutase-associated GTPase MeaB, giving the protein MKRDSVTPADLLQLAMSGNRHAVGRLLSLVEKGGAIADEVATVTHPLTSDARIIGITGPPGSGKSTLVSQLLKVITRAGLKPAVIAVDPSSPLTGGAILGDRVRIDATDTGAFIRSIATRGHSGGLALGVPGGVRVLDAVGFDPIIIETVGVGQVEVDVTATADTTIVVANPGTGDSVQANKAGLLEVADIFVVNKSDLAGADDARRDLELMLDLSHMTGQEDPTGRRPPIVMANSLDGSGSIELWSTIVDHGNHLVSTGQIEGRRAARARAELHSRAADRLLAALDRAIDSASGQAIVDALQNKDISPSEASDQLMQPILRED